One genomic segment of Kordiimonas sp. SCSIO 12603 includes these proteins:
- a CDS encoding 2-hydroxychromene-2-carboxylate isomerase translates to MTELDFYFDFGSPTAFLAYKRLQQLKKQYDLHITYKPMLLGGVFKATGNSSPAFIPAKGQYMMMHDLPRFQKRYGVNFKHNPHFPINTLPLMRAALAAEQLGCFDSFIEATFNAMWIDEKNMGDLEVISSVLSEAGLDTAAIFEASQSSDVKSGLIKATEEAVERGVFGAPTMFIGDEMFFGQDRLDFVEGHLK, encoded by the coding sequence ATGACAGAACTTGATTTTTACTTTGATTTTGGTAGCCCAACAGCCTTTCTTGCATACAAGCGCCTTCAACAATTAAAAAAACAGTATGACCTGCACATCACATATAAGCCCATGCTTTTAGGTGGCGTCTTTAAAGCCACGGGAAATAGCTCTCCAGCCTTTATCCCTGCTAAAGGCCAGTATATGATGATGCATGACCTACCCCGGTTTCAGAAACGCTATGGTGTGAACTTTAAACACAACCCTCATTTTCCAATCAATACACTACCTTTGATGCGTGCAGCACTTGCGGCAGAACAACTTGGCTGCTTTGATAGCTTTATTGAAGCAACTTTCAATGCCATGTGGATTGATGAAAAAAATATGGGAGATCTGGAGGTAATTAGCTCCGTTCTTTCAGAAGCTGGCCTTGATACGGCGGCCATTTTTGAAGCATCACAGTCATCTGATGTTAAATCAGGTCTGATCAAAGCAACAGAAGAAGCTGTTGAACGCGGAGTGTTTGGTGCCCCAACCATGTTTATTGGTGATGAAATGTTCTTCGGACAAGACCGGCTGGATTTTGTAGAAGGTCACCTTAAATAG
- a CDS encoding SDR family NAD(P)-dependent oxidoreductase produces MVEKIALIIGAGDAIGSAIVRKFAAKGLTVCAARRNGDKLTPLIQELSEAGMKAHAFSCDARKEEEITNLFKHIEENIGELDVVIFNVGANVPMSILETDSRKFFKIWEMACFAGFLSGREAARYMTKRKQGTIIFTGATASMRGAAGFAAFASAKHGLRALAQSMARELGPQNIHVAHVVIDAAVDTKWIQGFLPDYADKKANEGIVEPSDLAKNYIHLYEQPKNAWTFELDVRPYIEKW; encoded by the coding sequence ATGGTAGAAAAAATTGCCTTAATTATAGGCGCCGGCGATGCAATCGGTAGCGCAATAGTGAGAAAGTTTGCTGCTAAAGGCTTAACCGTATGCGCAGCCCGTAGAAACGGCGACAAACTCACCCCACTTATTCAAGAATTAAGTGAAGCTGGTATGAAAGCTCATGCCTTCAGTTGCGATGCTCGTAAGGAAGAAGAAATTACCAACCTCTTCAAACATATTGAAGAAAACATTGGTGAACTTGATGTAGTTATCTTCAATGTAGGTGCCAATGTACCGATGAGCATTCTTGAAACTGACAGTCGGAAGTTCTTTAAGATATGGGAAATGGCATGTTTTGCTGGTTTCCTGAGCGGCAGAGAAGCTGCACGCTACATGACCAAGCGCAAACAAGGAACGATTATCTTTACTGGTGCCACCGCCAGTATGCGTGGCGCTGCCGGTTTTGCAGCATTCGCAAGCGCTAAACACGGTCTTAGAGCGCTCGCCCAAAGCATGGCACGCGAACTTGGCCCTCAGAATATACATGTAGCGCATGTAGTTATTGATGCCGCAGTCGATACAAAATGGATACAAGGCTTCTTGCCGGACTATGCCGATAAGAAAGCAAATGAAGGTATCGTCGAACCATCTGATTTAGCTAAGAATTATATCCACCTATATGAGCAACCGAAAAATGCCTGGACGTTTGAACTGGATGTTCGGCCCTATATAGAAAAATGGTAA
- a CDS encoding P-II family nitrogen regulator has translation MKKIEAIIKPFKLDEVKEALHDIGISGITVIEAKGFGRQKGHTELYRGAEYVVDFVPKVKIEVVIEDDQAERAVEAIKNAAHTGRIGDGKIFVSHIEEAIRIRTGETGNDAI, from the coding sequence ATGAAAAAAATCGAAGCTATTATTAAGCCATTCAAATTGGACGAAGTTAAAGAAGCTCTCCACGATATTGGCATTTCAGGCATCACAGTAATTGAAGCGAAGGGATTCGGACGCCAAAAAGGCCATACCGAATTATATCGCGGTGCTGAATATGTTGTGGATTTTGTCCCGAAAGTAAAAATCGAAGTTGTTATTGAAGATGATCAGGCTGAACGCGCTGTTGAGGCTATTAAAAATGCTGCCCACACAGGCCGTATTGGCGATGGCAAAATCTTCGTTAGCCACATCGAAGAAGCCATTCGCATCCGCACCGGCGAAACTGGTAACGATGCAATATAA
- the glnA gene encoding type I glutamate--ammonia ligase encodes MSKYSNLSNEEFLALVKETNAEWVDLRFTDPKGKWQHLTMDADVVDEDMLEEGVMFDGSSIAGWKAINESDMILKPDLSAVTLDPFTADVTIVVFCDIVEPATGQGYGRDPRSTAKRAEEYLKFTGVGDTAYFGSEPEFFVFDDVKFRVGYNGASYEIDDVEGPYNSARSYDEGNYGHRPRAKGGYFPVAPVDSCVDLRGEMVKVLKEMGLQMDKHHHEVAASQHELGMMFSTLVETADNVQIYKYGVHQVAHTYGKTATFMPKPVAEDNGSGMHVHQSIWKDGDPTFAGNSYADLSETALYYIGGIIKHAKAINAFTNPSTNSYKRLVPGFEAPVLLAYSARNRSASCRIPYGSSPKAKRVEVRFPDATANPYYAFAAMMMAGLDGIQNKIHPGEAMDKDLYALPPEELKGVPTVASSLDEALNALDVDREFLKKGDVFTDDQIDAYIDLKREEVDRLNLTPHPVEFDMYYSA; translated from the coding sequence ATGTCTAAGTACAGTAATTTAAGCAACGAAGAGTTTCTCGCTCTGGTAAAAGAAACAAATGCAGAGTGGGTTGATCTACGCTTTACCGACCCTAAAGGTAAATGGCAGCACCTCACTATGGATGCAGACGTTGTTGATGAAGATATGCTTGAAGAAGGCGTGATGTTTGATGGCTCTTCTATCGCTGGCTGGAAAGCGATTAACGAATCCGACATGATCCTAAAACCAGATCTTTCAGCGGTAACGCTTGATCCCTTCACAGCAGACGTAACAATCGTTGTATTCTGTGACATCGTAGAACCAGCAACAGGTCAAGGCTATGGTCGTGATCCACGCTCTACAGCAAAACGAGCTGAAGAATACCTCAAATTCACTGGTGTTGGCGACACAGCTTACTTTGGTTCTGAGCCAGAGTTCTTCGTATTTGATGATGTGAAATTCCGCGTTGGCTATAATGGTGCATCATACGAAATTGACGATGTTGAAGGCCCGTACAACTCCGCTCGTTCATATGATGAAGGCAACTATGGCCACCGTCCACGCGCTAAAGGTGGTTATTTCCCTGTAGCTCCAGTTGATAGCTGTGTTGATCTCCGGGGTGAAATGGTGAAGGTTCTCAAAGAAATGGGCCTTCAAATGGATAAGCACCACCATGAAGTTGCAGCCTCTCAACACGAGCTTGGCATGATGTTCTCTACACTCGTAGAAACTGCTGATAACGTTCAGATTTACAAATACGGCGTTCACCAGGTTGCTCACACATACGGTAAAACAGCGACCTTCATGCCTAAGCCTGTAGCTGAAGATAACGGTTCAGGTATGCACGTTCACCAATCAATCTGGAAAGATGGTGATCCTACATTTGCTGGTAATAGCTATGCTGATCTTTCTGAAACAGCCCTTTATTATATCGGCGGTATCATTAAGCACGCTAAAGCAATCAATGCTTTCACTAACCCAAGCACGAACAGCTACAAGCGTTTGGTGCCAGGCTTTGAAGCACCTGTACTTCTGGCGTACTCTGCACGTAACCGTTCGGCTTCTTGCCGTATTCCTTACGGCTCCAGCCCGAAAGCAAAACGCGTTGAAGTTCGCTTCCCTGATGCGACAGCAAATCCATACTATGCATTTGCAGCGATGATGATGGCCGGCCTGGACGGCATCCAGAACAAAATTCACCCAGGTGAAGCAATGGATAAAGACCTTTATGCCCTTCCACCAGAAGAGCTTAAAGGCGTTCCAACAGTTGCAAGCTCGCTTGATGAAGCGCTAAACGCGCTAGACGTAGACCGTGAGTTCCTTAAGAAAGGTGACGTTTTCACCGATGATCAGATCGACGCTTACATTGATCTGAAGCGTGAGGAAGTTGATCGCCTGAATCTCACACCACATCCTGTAGAGTTTGATATGTACTACAGTGCATAA
- the parE gene encoding DNA topoisomerase IV subunit B, whose protein sequence is MSDLFEVQQTKTDYSAKDIEVLEGLEPVRQRPGMYIGGTDERALHHLFAEILDNSMDEAVAGHASRINVTLHENGSVSIADNGRGIPTDPHPKYPGKSALEVILTTLHSGGKFNSDAYATSGGLHGVGISVVNALSSEMSIEVARDKKLWKQTYSRGKTTSGLEDMGSVSNRRGTKINFLPDTEIFGEKAALKPARIYKMTRSKAYLFRGVEIKFKCDAALLQEGDETPQEATLHFPGGLSDFLSETLKKRSCVTEEPFAGFVKFPDEAGQVEWAVQWPEFGDGFSSSYCNTIPTPQGGTHENGMRGALLKGLKAYADIAGQKKAAQLTSEDITGSSCGMLSVFIRDPQFQGQTKDKLSTPDAQRLTENAIRDAFDNWLAENPDRANSLLTWALERLEERLRRKQEREIKRKTAVGKRKLRLPGKLTDCSSEDPDGTEIYIVEGDSAGGSAKQARNRKTQAILPIRGKILNVASATRDKIAANQEVRDLIQALGCGTREHYDGDALRYEKVIIMTDADVDGAHIATLLMTFFFQEMPGMVKEGRLFLAQPPLYRLAKGGKVLYARDDEHKDELMASEFSGKGKVEISRFKGLGEMPPAQLKETTMEVKNRTLLRVTLPPEYGERADVNRLVDDLMGKKPEKRFEFIRDNAADIDQLDI, encoded by the coding sequence ATGAGCGATCTGTTTGAAGTACAGCAAACAAAAACAGACTATTCTGCTAAGGACATTGAAGTCCTTGAAGGTCTAGAACCGGTAAGACAAAGACCGGGCATGTATATTGGCGGTACAGACGAACGCGCACTCCATCACCTATTTGCTGAGATCCTCGATAACTCTATGGATGAAGCCGTTGCTGGCCATGCAAGCCGTATCAATGTAACGCTTCACGAGAATGGTTCCGTATCCATTGCTGATAATGGCCGCGGTATCCCAACAGACCCGCATCCCAAATATCCAGGTAAATCTGCTCTAGAGGTGATTCTAACCACCCTTCACTCAGGCGGTAAGTTTAATTCAGACGCCTATGCAACATCTGGCGGTCTGCACGGCGTAGGTATTTCTGTTGTGAACGCGCTCTCTTCTGAAATGAGCATTGAAGTAGCGCGAGACAAGAAACTTTGGAAACAAACATATTCTCGCGGTAAAACAACCTCTGGCCTAGAAGATATGGGTTCCGTGAGCAACCGCCGCGGCACAAAGATTAACTTCCTGCCGGATACAGAGATTTTCGGTGAAAAAGCCGCCCTTAAGCCTGCACGTATTTATAAGATGACACGCTCAAAGGCGTATCTGTTCCGGGGCGTTGAAATTAAATTCAAGTGTGATGCTGCACTGCTTCAAGAAGGCGATGAAACACCACAGGAAGCAACGTTGCATTTCCCCGGTGGTTTATCTGACTTCCTATCAGAAACACTGAAGAAGCGTTCATGTGTAACTGAAGAACCTTTTGCAGGCTTCGTTAAATTCCCTGATGAAGCGGGACAGGTAGAATGGGCCGTTCAGTGGCCAGAATTTGGTGATGGTTTCTCTAGCAGCTACTGTAACACCATTCCTACCCCTCAAGGCGGTACCCACGAAAACGGTATGCGCGGCGCTTTACTTAAGGGCCTTAAAGCTTACGCTGATATCGCAGGCCAGAAAAAAGCTGCACAGCTTACCTCTGAAGATATTACAGGCTCTTCATGTGGAATGCTTTCTGTTTTCATTCGCGATCCACAATTCCAAGGTCAAACAAAAGATAAGCTTTCAACACCAGATGCGCAGCGTTTAACAGAAAACGCTATTCGTGATGCTTTCGATAACTGGCTTGCAGAGAACCCTGATAGAGCCAATAGCTTGCTTACTTGGGCGTTAGAGCGCCTTGAAGAGCGCCTCCGCCGCAAGCAGGAACGCGAGATCAAACGTAAAACAGCTGTTGGCAAGCGCAAACTTCGCCTGCCGGGTAAACTTACGGATTGTTCAAGCGAAGATCCAGACGGTACAGAAATTTACATCGTGGAGGGTGATTCCGCGGGCGGTTCGGCAAAACAGGCACGTAACCGCAAAACACAGGCTATCCTTCCCATTCGTGGTAAAATTCTGAATGTTGCGAGCGCTACACGAGATAAGATCGCAGCCAATCAGGAAGTAAGAGACCTTATCCAGGCTTTAGGTTGCGGTACACGTGAACATTATGATGGTGATGCACTTCGCTATGAAAAAGTTATCATCATGACAGATGCGGACGTGGATGGTGCGCACATTGCTACACTTTTGATGACCTTCTTCTTCCAGGAAATGCCTGGCATGGTGAAAGAAGGTCGCCTATTCCTTGCTCAACCGCCGCTTTACCGCTTAGCTAAAGGCGGAAAAGTCCTTTATGCTCGTGATGACGAACATAAAGATGAACTGATGGCTTCTGAATTCAGCGGCAAAGGCAAGGTTGAGATCAGCCGATTTAAAGGTCTGGGTGAAATGCCACCTGCTCAGCTTAAGGAAACCACCATGGAAGTGAAAAATCGTACACTGCTGCGGGTAACGCTTCCTCCAGAATATGGCGAACGTGCTGATGTAAACCGTCTCGTTGATGATTTGATGGGTAAAAAACCAGAAAAACGCTTCGAATTCATACGTGACAACGCAGCTGACATCGATCAGCTAGATATTTAA
- a CDS encoding helix-turn-helix domain-containing protein has protein sequence MKRTSFSEMPCSVARTLDHVGHWWSFMIVRNAFYGQTRFREFQESLGIAKNILSARLKDLTEAGIMKKIPDRNGSKYSEYILTEKGWDLQPVLVALMQWGDKWEPHESGPPLELLDKRSGISIPYQGIRNAEGDVIPREDLTSRFSPAAKEMLMKKAAE, from the coding sequence GTGAAACGCACATCCTTTTCAGAAATGCCGTGTTCTGTAGCTAGAACGCTTGATCATGTGGGACACTGGTGGTCATTTATGATTGTACGTAATGCTTTTTACGGACAAACGCGATTTCGCGAGTTTCAGGAAAGTTTGGGTATCGCTAAGAATATCCTGTCTGCCCGCCTGAAGGACCTTACGGAAGCCGGAATCATGAAAAAAATCCCGGACAGAAATGGGTCGAAGTACAGTGAGTATATTCTTACAGAAAAGGGCTGGGACCTGCAGCCTGTGCTCGTTGCATTGATGCAGTGGGGTGACAAGTGGGAGCCACATGAAAGTGGACCGCCACTTGAGCTGCTGGATAAAAGAAGTGGTATATCTATACCTTATCAAGGCATCAGAAATGCTGAGGGTGACGTTATTCCAAGAGAGGACTTAACTTCACGGTTTTCACCGGCTGCCAAAGAAATGCTAATGAAAAAGGCAGCTGAATAG